From Melitaea cinxia chromosome 3, ilMelCinx1.1, whole genome shotgun sequence, one genomic window encodes:
- the LOC123669752 gene encoding transcription termination factor, mitochondrial, whose amino-acid sequence MAILTKGLPQGSVLSPLLFNLYTHDLDLAIDKNVDVLQYADDLLLYIKGNNIDDASAKLTESLILEYGTFLLEPGSMSGFKALDKIQSKCLRIICGAMKTSPINALQAECYASKHFANSNVGVGVFHFQYNIVQKIKLPPECTVFSGECLGIFKALEYIRLAKLKKSIVFTDSLSSIQALVKNPFKIKQQHPCIFGIRQLLTECTEKDIDTSKEKVIKELNFLSEKDATPFYKLPLKSLLQIYKTTKNDVEKGFCKNRLYYISQRIECPPSTLSEQIVKRLFIYKLSFEWLESSLNVLLAMNVSGDRIKRDLWVLKYHHKTIQERLERVKSVGVENLYPWMVRCSEDILNRSIQISQETKTILGENKSTKMYLAQRLNTSPKVIEDMYVKIPALKTIRVTKAKNFLDFLIKEGFTVEEIVDKPRIFAASQKTVKLRLEKLRSLGLCEINLNILCRSRKDFQKYYESMESISKECDE is encoded by the exons ATGGC aatcctCACCAAAGGTTTACCTCAAGGGTCAGTTTTAAGCCCCTTGTTGTTCAATTTGTATACCCATGATTTAGATTTAGCAATTGACAAGAATGTTGATGTTTTGCAATATGCGGATGACttacttttatacataaaaggaaataatattGATGATGCGTCTGCGAAATTAACGGAATCTCT CATATTAGAATATGGCACCTTCTTGCTAGAACCTGGATCTATGTCGGGATTTAAAGCATTGGACAAAATTCAAAGTAAATGTCTTAGGATCATCTGTGGGGCCATGAAAACTAGCCCTATTAATgctttacaggctgaatgct ATGCGTCAAAACATTTTGCCAATAGTAATGTCGGAGTAGGAGTTTTTcactttcaatataatattgttcaaaAAATCAAACTCCCTCCTGAATGTACAGTATTCTCTGGGGAATGCTTAGGCATTTTTAAAGCTTTAGAATATATCAGGTTagctaaacttaaaaaatccaTAGTTTTCACAGATTCATTAAGTTCTATTCAAGCTCTTGTCAAgaatccttttaaaattaaacaacagcATCCTTGTATATTTGGCATTAGACAATTATTAACTGAGTGCACTGAGAAAG atatagaTACATCTAAAGAAAAAGTCATTAAGGAATTAAACTTTCTGTCTGAAAAAGATGCAACTCCTTTCTACAAATTGCCTTTGAAATCACTGCTGCAGATttacaaaactacaaaaaatgACGTTGAGAAAGGCTTTTGTAAGAACAGATTGTATTATATTTCACAAAGAATTGAG TGCCCACCTTCTACTTTAAGTGAACAAATTgtaaaaagattatttatatataagttgtcATTTGAGTGGTTGGAGAGttctttaaatgtattattag ctATGAATGTATCCGGAGATCGTATAAAAAGAGATTTATGGGTTCTTAAGTATCATCATAAAACTATTCAGGAAAGACTTGAACGAGTTAAAAGTGTAGGTGTCGAGAATTTATACCCATGGATGGTTCGCTGTTCTGAAGACATTCTTAACAG GTCTATACAAATTAGTCAAGAGACAAAGACAATTTTAGGTGAAAATAAATCGACAAAAATGTACCTTGCACAGCGCCTAAATACATCACCAAAGGTTATTGAGGATATGTATGTCAAGATACCAGCTTTGAAAACTATAAGAGTTACTAAG gCAAAAAATTTTCTGGATTTTTTGATCAAAGAAGGTTTTACTGTGGAAGAAATTGTGGATAAGCCTAGAATATTTGCCGCATCGCAAAAAACAGTAAAACTGAGATTGGAAAAATTAAGAAGCTTAGGTCTatgtgaaattaatttaaatattctctGTAGAAGTAGAAaagattttcaaaaatattatgaatcTATGGAATCAATTTCTAAAGAGTGTGATGAGTAA